The genomic region CTGTgagcaaattaaaacaacaagCCGTGGGGCAAAAAGCAGTCTTGTCGTTTCTTCAGCTAAGCAAAATGGAGATTTGATAGCATATACACGATGTTTCTCTTCCGTTTTCCCGGGTTTTGCTACTTAAGGCAAAAGCCTTGCAGTTAACATCCTCCAGTGACATGAATCGATCAGGCTTGCATTCGCCTCAACAATCATGTGACAGGGAATGGAAAATAGAGGGACAGTATGAGTCCTCTCAGGTAATTAACCTACGCTCCAATGCTTCCCACACCAGCCTATTTTCAATTTCGGCACAGTACAGTTTATACACTCTAACATTATTGCTCAGAAGATAGAGTGATGATTCAGGTTTACTAAAAATGGCTTCACAATATTGCAATCATGCTTGTGAAGCTTCATCTTGTATCCTGTATTTATAAGTTTCTTCTCACTGAGAAATAAATACGTGTGGTGTTTTATCAGAAAAGTTAGTCACCAGATACCTGAAACACTTGTATACCATCTTTAAGAAAACATGGCTTGTTTCGTCAATTTgcctgccaattttttttttcctattttttaaaaaacttgtatAATACCATAGGTGACCTCCCTTAATACTGCTGTccatacaaataataaataactgaGAAATAATATGCCACTGCTGCATCCTGCCATGCCAGAAGATCAATATTACTTTAAAGATTATTTAGAGTAGGTTTTACATATCATTTGTGCCCagacccactgaagtcaatgaaatgaTGCCTACTGGCTTCTGTGGGAGTCCGACTTGGACATTATTCTGGCAATCTGTCCACCACTAAACTAAACTATTACAGGGGATAAAAGCCCAAATGAAGAAAAGTAGAAATTCGGGAACTAAAACTGAACCACAAATAAATATCTTAATTCAATGGCATTCTGAACAGacttaaataaaacacaaacacacttacacacacgcatacacatacaaacataaaaaaaaagttatgaatttAACAATCTTAAAAATTCATAGTTTAAAATTGTTTACATTTAAACAATTGAGTATAATAGGTAGCTTTCTTgactttccatttatttccctgaGCACTGATCTTTGGAACATCTGGAGTTTCAGAATTGTCTAGTTCATAATTCCTAAAATAGTTATCTTAAgtaaaatactgtctttttatGTCAAAAACCAATTCCTTAAGTAAAACTAAGATACAATTTCCATGAACTACAATGTATATAgccaatttttttaaagccaacaaCTATTATTACACTTCTGCATCTGTATTTAGGCACCTAGCTGGTCTGCTTTTCAAAATCACCCTGCAGCCTAGCAGTTCCCATTTAATTCCATACAGGGTACTATGCTGTCTCATAAACTCATCTAATTGGAAACCTACGTAAGGATTTGCCTCCTTGCTTTAGTTACTCATTGTGCAAAATCTCGGCTGTATGAGCAATACAGTATGttatgggtttggttttgtgccTAAATTCGTATTAAAGACTACAGGACTTCCCAGTCACTTCCCTGTAAGGGGTTAAGGAGGTGCATCTGCAGAGAGCCAGCATAAAACCAATCTTCAGTACTAAAATGGGACTTAGCTAGGGCGTATGTTTTAGGCTGGCGTTCTGCACAAGGAAATCTGCTGGCCAAAAagagctgtattttaaatttctgCTATTTAGAACTACTTGGCAAATTGGCAACTGCTGCTTTTAACTGTCTTCTCTAGATTAGAGTTTTAATTGTGAGCTTCACAGACATCAGTTTGCTATTTTAAGACTTCTAAGGCATTCTGCATTTTAGATTATACAAAGTGTGCAAGTCAAAacactttagaaaacaaaacactgcagagaGATTTGAATATTTTTAGGCTAAAATCTTCTCTCCCCAATTCTAAGGCTGTAAATTACGTCAGTCTCTCTGCagctaaaaatttaaaaataattttccatcgACCACAGAAATACACTGTAACTTTGCATTCCCTTagcactctctctctctgggtAGCTGATACACTGACATTATGCAGCAGGCTCCAAACACAGGATTAACAGAAAGgttattttgtaatatttcatttcagtataCCATAACTGGGAGAGGGGGTACTGAACCAAATGCAATCTGAAGAGTTGCTTGCTGGTTCTTTGTGCAACATGAAATTAAGCCTTTACCTGTTCTCCAATGATGTAATAAAATATGCCACACCTGCTTCTCTTTAATTAGCACTTTCTTACACTATCTGGTACTGGCATTCCACAGCAGAATCCAAAAGGAGGATTTAGcagtttttctctttgcagaaagcCTTTTTAATACCTCTAAGTTCAGAAAGATTTAACAGCATACAATCCCATTATTCCCCCCTTCAGAACTAAagtggcctctttttttttttaaacaaaaaaagaatttttgcttTGTAATAGGAGTATAAATACTGTTTCAAAATCACATTTGGAAGATTGTCTTCCAAGATggtttatctcttttttttttttccctttaaaactgTGACCACTGCACCAGTTAAGGCTGTTttacaatatatatatttcaaataaaactttaaTATTCAAGCTTACCAGATTGATGAATTGTAACAGCTAAAATGGAACTCTTTACAAGGTAAACCATGTAGTTGTACAAAATAGAATTAAACCCTTCACCtgtgtaaaacaaaaagaaatcctgcCTTGCATTAAAAACACAGAACCTGTTTACAAAAAGGAATGTGTATGACATTTGGACTTCCTTTTAACTGCCATATCCTAGCAACATCTCAGTTGTTTTAGTAAAGGAACTAATCATCAATTTTAAACTGCAGTGAATTTACCAAACATTTTCACTATAGACTTCTGAAAGCTTTTACAGTAAGAAGTTATCAACAAAAGCAGGCACGTTAGTGTACAAAAacgttgttgattttttttcctgtttctttttcaaagtgCAGGTTTTTCTCAATGTGCATCTTACAAGACCAACGAATGTTTTAACTCactaaatcttaaaacagaaCTCAATTCTCCCAAGGAGTAGTGTAAACGTTAAAGATCCCCAATACACCTCTAGTAAACGTGACACAAATGTCTCTGCGTTGTTTAGAAATTTAGCTCTTTTGAGAGGTAAAGAAGCTTCATGACACCTTTTCCTTACACTGGCTGGTTATCATAAAtgggtaactctggactgctaAAGCTGGAGACTGATGAATCACTTGAAGGGAACTAAACTTGGCTACGGAGGAGAGGCGGCGGGAGGAACCAACCCTTAGGCGTTTCTTGCGCAGCCTTTGGAAAATTCAGCCGCCGGCGGACGAagggacggacagacggacggagGGTCGGtgtgagggagggaaggggggaaaggaaggggaaagcagggagggagggaggagaagcttCCGCAGAGCCAGAGGCACGGCGGCACCCCGCCCGCGGCCCGCtgcgcccgcggcggcggggccatCCCGTCGGTGGTGCGAAGGCTGTCCCCGATGTCCCCGACGGAGCCCCGCAGCTGCGAGGGGTTGGCGGGCCCGGGCCCGCTCCGGCGCCCGGGCCCGCTCCCGGCGCCGGACCCGCTCCCGGCTGTCACGGCGAGCCGGGGGCCGGGCGGAGAGCCGGACGTCCCGCCGGCGGTCGGCGCTAGGTGCCGTGAGCGCAGGGCTCCCCGGGGTAGATCTCCTCGTAGGCCGGGGGCTGTTCGCTGGGCAGCGGGTAGCAGTAGGGGTAGGAGGCGTTGAGCTCGGGGTCCATGGGCGAGTAGCCGGGCAGCTCGACAGAGGGATGCCCGCCGCAGTGCACCTCCACGCCGGCCTCGTCGAAGACGTGGAAGACGCCCACGTTGATGTAGGAGACGGCCTGGAAGGGGCAATCCCCGGGGCTGAGCTCGGGCTCGCCGCCGGAGaagagggagccctggctgtggcgcggcgcccgccgcccgccgccgccgccccgccgccgccgccgccgcccgcccgccgccgccgccgctgccggggccgctcgccgccgccgccgccgccgcccgcgctgcTGCGAGGCCTTGTAGTTCTTGACGAGGAGCAGGTTGAGCAGGCCCAGGAGGCACTCCAGCGCGTTGAAGACGGTGGAGAGCACCAAGCCACGCTGGTAGTCCCGCAGCTTCTGGCAGCGGAGCGCCGCGGCGGAGCCGtcgggggccgcggggccgctccgcgggcgggccgcgccgccgggctgCAGCAGGCAGTAGTGCGAGTACTTCCTCTCCACCAGCGACACGGTGTCGCCGTCGATGACGGCGCCGGCGAAGGCGCTCAGCACGCCCAGCATAAACACCAGCACCCCCAGCAGCAGGAAGTTCTGCCGCCCCCCGGGCGGCGCCTTCTCCACCGGCCCCGAcggcgcggccgccgcctcccccccgccggggccgccgcccgccgggtcCGGGTCCGCGGCCGAGGCCAgggccgaggccggggccggggccggagccggcgCCGCGGGCGCCTCGTCGGGCGGGCGGCAGCAGAGCAGCGCGGCGGCGAGCAGCGAGAGGCCGGCGGCCAGCAGCAGCCCCGAGTAGAAGgcgccggcggctgtgcccaggCGGAAGGGCTCGCCCTTGAGCTCGGAGCCCAGCGAGAAGCACTTGAGGCCCACGGCGGCGGCGCTGAGGGCGCAGgcgagcaggaggcagctggagagcgCGGCGCAGGCTCCCCGCACGCTCCACTTCAtcctccgcgccgccgccgccgccgccgccccgccgcccgcctcatcctcctcccgcggccccccccggccccgcggcggcggcggcggcgcggcgcggcgcggccatGCGAGCGCGGCGCTCCCCGACGGGGCGGCTgagctccgctccgctccgcacgGCAGGCAGCCGCCGGCCGCAGTGAGCCGGGCGCGGCGAGCGCAcacgctcccccccccgcctcccggccgccgccgcctcctcgtCCCCGCCCGCCCTCTCTTACCGCGGCGGCTGAGGGGAGGCGATTAATTATGGATGGgagccgcggcgggcggggggacggggggggcgGCCCGCTGGCCCACCGCGGGTGGCGGAGGGGAGCGCGACCCCCGGCTCGGCCCGCCTCGGCCCCTGGGCGGCGAGGCCggcctccccgccctcccccggcGTGGCactgggggcgcggggggggccgcAGGCCGCCCTCCGGCCGGCTCCCCGCCGGTGAGCACGGCGAAGGAGGCGCAGCTAgggcagggggcggcgggggtTTGCACCCCCCGGCCGGTTCCGATGAGGAGGGCTGCCGCTTGCCTCCGTGCTCGCGTCCTCTCTAGCtctcttgattttatttatttattttttagcgCTTGCTCTTGCAGGAGGCCGGCGGGCCGCCGTGCATCCCTGTGACTGCGTTGCGGTGCGTCGGCGGCTCTGATGCAGTGGACCGAGCCCTCCGCGCCGCGCTGCCCGGCGCAAaccctccgcgcccgcggaggcGGCGGTCCCCGGCACCCCTCTTTGTTTTGTGCTCTGCCGGCGAACCCCGGTGGGATTGCTCCCCGCCGGGCCACACACGCTGCTCCCTGGGCGGCGGGGCTCGGGGCCGACTGCCCGCGGCGGCGCGCCCGAGACGCCCCGTCAGGGAGCGCCTGCAGCGCCGGTGGGTGGAAGCCGGTGTTAGGCGGGGCGCCGCCACCGGCCCCGGCACAGGGTGgcccggcggctccgcggggaGCACGCGGGATGGCCTCCCGAAGGAGAGGTGGGAACCTCAGCCTCGGagtgggggagcagggggaccGTGCTTGTGCCGGCAGCCGGGCGCCGGACTGGGAGCGGGGCTCGGGGAAGGctcttcctcgcctgtcccttttcCTTCCGGGAAGCTGGAGCCTCCCGCTCCCCCATTTTCCCCTTCTGCCGTGCGCACGCCAGCTTTGCTGGGTATTTTTAGCTGGCGCCGCTGATTAGCATTCAGGGGAGCAAGCGAGGGAGAGAAAGCCGTTTTCCAAGccgttttctcttccttttccaacAGGGCCAATGCACCTGTTGGCGGTGGGAGATGTGTGTAGGGCGTGATCTTGTGTTTAGCTTTCTCCAGGGGTGCGACCCTGCTTCCTCTGTCCTGTCGGGACAGGCCCCATCggcacctccctgggcagcaccagcaccccgctGCAGTCCCAGGCTGGGCCAAGCAGCTGAGCACAGGGCtctgctccaggagctgctcCTCCCTGAGAGACGTTTCTGGGCCGTGCGTGGGGGGCCCTTGGTGGGAGGCTGCCCTGCCTGAAGTCCAGCCCTCCCTGGTGGCACCGTCCAAAAGTATCAGGGGCTCCAACAGGACATGTCATCCTGCCCCTTGGGGCCGCACAGACAAGGGAATTTTGCCCCCTCCCTCCCGTTCACAAAGGGCCCATGGAGCACTTTGACTGTGTGAGGAAACACGGCAATCCTGGTAGTCCAGGGCTGGCTGACCTGTGGATACCTGATCCCTTTGCTGGGTCGCAGCCCCTGGCTGTGGGAGTAGGACCAACCTTCTTGTGTCCCTCCAGGAGGGCGTGGCTGGGCATGCCACCCACAGTCATCATCAGCTCTTCCCCTTCCTAGGCTGTCCCCCGGCTCCTGAGGATTGGGGCATGCGGGTCTGCTGGTCTGTGGCCATGTGAAGATTTTGCTGTAGGATCTGGGACTTTGGCTCTGCTTGTGCTGAGTGCCTGGACTGCTGGGGAAGATCTTCAGATGTCTTTAAAAGAACTCACCCTGTGTCCTTATGACTCCTAAAAAGTAAACGCATAGAGGGCACACagcattttacaaaatacagCACCTGTCTCCCGAGGTCTCTGTTGAACTCTAAACATTACCTTGGAAAGCACATGTAAACTCTCAAACCAGCTGCCAATCCAGAGGGCCCCGGGAGACACACTGCGTGTGTGGGTGTGGAGGGAAAGAAGCTGTAGCTAGTGGGAAGTAAACACTTAATGAACTATTTAGATGTAGAATGGGCAAAGTGCCTTACTCCCTGAAACACAACATAAACTTACATGTGAGGGAAATGTGTGATTTGTATCATTTCATTGTTACTGTCAAGAGCTTAATGGGGTTCAAAAAAGGATTAACTATTTATTATGAATAGTGAGAACATTCACTTAacactaaataaatacaaaattaagaagGGATCTCAGCCTTTATGAATCAAATTATTAATCAGCCTTTAGCTGGCCATGGTTAGGGTAGGAAAAGCGAACGTTCCACTGGGGGCAGATTGTTCCTTTATTGTACAAAGagtttcttaatgtttctttcctgcttcctGTTTTGGCAGCTGCCAGAAGTGGGCAGCAAGGCTTCTCCAGCATGGTGGTTCACATGTTCCTACAGCTGTCTCAGCTGTTCAGTCTTCCTCAGCTTGAATGTAATCTTCTAAGGGAAGGAGCCTTCCTTCCTTGTGTTTGTGACAGGAGACTGATCTTGGATAGCACCCCTCAAAGCTGTGCATTGTGAGACGCCAGGCTGACGCACAAGTTTAATAATGTAATTAGTAATTCTGCTACACCTTTCTATTCCTCCTGTGGAGCAACTTGCTGCTGTTAACCTTTTCCAAATCTTACTGTTTCTCCCCAAAATGACTTTCTGGCTTCCTAGCACCATGTTCAGTATGCAAGGCTAGAAGTTTCACAACCTACATGCTTCCCCATGtgttatttattattcataaacCTCCCGTATTTCAGTATCGCTCTGAGTTAGCACAATTTTTCATATGGTTATTTACAGCTTTGCACTGTGGCACATTTTCAGTAAGAGGATACTTtataaacacacatgcacacagagtaAGGTCATTAGCATATCCTGCATGTTGAAGTTCAATTGTCTTTGgataaaatatctgaaaacacaGTAATGATGTTGTTACATTAATAATAATAGACATAAGATTCTATAAAATACTCTATCACATCTATATCTTACATTGAATAATCTGTCGATGATTGAATTGGATTTACTGTAAAAAATTACTGATGTATCAGCCTAAATAAAGGTCACTGGAGAGTTCTCTGGATCCCAAAGGGTACTGCTGATCACCTCAGTCCTAGCTGGCAGCCCCTTCAGATCAAGGTTAGGATACCCATCTGCATGTTCATAGCTGACGTATATGTGTCTGATTGGTCAGCCAGATCTGCCTGATGAAAAAAGAGTATCTGTGTGCAACAGAAGATCACAGAACTGCAAGCCACTTGGCCATGTTAGTCCATCACCTAAATCAGTCACTGCAGGCGAGTTGGTCTGTCAGCCTCAGTTAATAGCAAAGTCTGGACCTGATGGAACTGTACTACAGCTGCTGACTATAAAGTATGGTAGATGCCACATGTTTTGAGTCTCTGGGTGTTGGTTTTATCTTCAAGTTTTGTTagtcagattttcctttttaattgccCAAATCAAAATTTATCACAGTTGTTTTCAAGGGTTATTTTGGAAGACTTCAGAACAGGTGTGTAAGGTTTTGTGGGACAACACCAGCCTGGGACGTGTGTTCCCAATGCCCTCTTCACAACCTGCCGCCAAAGAGGGGTAGAGAGCTTTGGTCCAAGGTTTTGTTTAGCTCACAAGGGAGCTTAGTGGCTGTGCTTGTTGGGCGCCGGTTGGGAGTGGGCACTGTCATGACCAGCGATGCAGGGTTGCTTTGCTCAGTGTGCACTGAGCTGGACGTTTGCAGTAAGGTGCAGATCAGCCTCTTAACTTTTTGTGGTGACTCAGTGGCACAAAGGATGACAGAGCTATTAATTATTTGCTCTTCAGGCTGGAAGCTAAACTGTGTGTTTGTAAAATAGATGGAGATCTTCAGCTTATGCCACCAAAGTGCAAAGCATTGCAT from Aptenodytes patagonicus chromosome Z, bAptPat1.pri.cur, whole genome shotgun sequence harbors:
- the TMEM271 gene encoding transmembrane protein 271, translating into MKWSVRGACAALSSCLLLACALSAAAVGLKCFSLGSELKGEPFRLGTAAGAFYSGLLLAAGLSLLAAALLCCRPPDEAPAAPAPAPAPASALASAADPDPAGGGPGGGEAAAAPSGPVEKAPPGGRQNFLLLGVLVFMLGVLSAFAGAVIDGDTVSLVERKYSHYCLLQPGGAARPRSGPAAPDGSAAALRCQKLRDYQRGLVLSTVFNALECLLGLLNLLLVKNYKASQQRGRRRRRRRAAPAAAAAAGGRRRRRRGGGGGRRAPRHSQGSLFSGGEPELSPGDCPFQAVSYINVGVFHVFDEAGVEVHCGGHPSVELPGYSPMDPELNASYPYCYPLPSEQPPAYEEIYPGEPCAHGT